DNA sequence from the Vibrio pelagius genome:
CAAGTCGACGCGGTTTACATCAGTGGTATTAGTATCGCGATTTTAGATAACACCTCACGTGAACGTCTGTTGAAAGCCATTGGCGTGTTCTCAAATCAAGGCGGTAAGGTCATTTTTGACAACAACTATCGCCCACAGCTTTGGACGACTGACCAAGCACAATACTGGTATGCCAACTTACTTCCAATGGTAGACATCGCGCTGATCACCGAAGACGACGACTTGCTTGTATGGGGTAACTCAGAGAGCGTTCAACAACGCTGCTTGCGCTTGGGTTGCCAAGAGATCGTTATCAAACGTGGCTGTGAGCCATGCAAAATCGTTCAGGTAGAAAGCGGCAAGGTAGTAGAAAGCTACGTATCAGCGACAGCTGTTGCGAACGTTGTTGATACGTGCGCTGCCGGTGACTCCTTTGCGGCGGGTTACTTAGCGGCACGTTTAACGGGTGAGAGTGCTACCGAAGCTGCTGAACTCGGCCACCAACTGGCTTCTACCGTTATTCAATATTCAGGCGCCATCATCCCGGTAAGCGCTATGAACCACTTAATTAAAAAATAGAAAGATAAAGCGAAATTATTATGTCTCAAGAAATGATCAACACACTTAAGCAATTCAAAGTTATCCCTGTTATTCAAATCAACAAGGTGGAACACGCGATTCCACTAGCAAAAGTGTTAGTAGAAAACGGCCTGCCAGTAGCAGAAGTGACGTTCCGTACCGAAGCGGCAGCGGATTCGATTCGTGCAATGCGTGATGCCTATCCAGAGATGTGTATCGGTGCTGGCACAGTATTAACCCCTGAGCAGATCGATCTTGCGAAAGAGGCGGGCAGTGAGTTCATCGTAGCGCCAGGTTTGAATCCAAATACGGTTAAACGTTGCCAAGAGATCGGTATGCCAATCGTACCTGGCGTAAACAACCCAAGCCAAGTAGAGCAAGCGCTTGAACTTGGTCTTAACTTCTTGAAGTTCTTCCCAGCAGAGGCGTCTGGCGGCATCAACATGGTGAAATCTTTGCTAGCGCCTTACGTTGATGTGTCACTCATGCCTACAGGTGGTATCGGCAAGCACAACGTGAACGATTACTTAGCTGTTGATCGCGTGGTGTGCTGTGGTGGCACGTGGATGGTGTCTCCAAAGATGATCGAAAACGAGCAGTGGGACGAGATTGCCGTGCTGGTTCGTGAAGCGGTTGAGCTGGTTAAGTAGCCATTGTTTAAATAGCTACAAGCTAAAAGCAAATAGCTCATTTGTTTTGAATTGACGACAACTAGCAGCAGTGGCTGATGGTTCTGTTTTGTGAATCGCCTCCGAGAAACCAAACAGAACCGCTCTTATATAGGAAAATTAATAATGAAAAAAACTATATTATCTCTATTGATTTCAGGTTCAGTAGTGTCCCCAATGGCGTTAGCAATGGCTCCGAATACCGATCTTAACTTAATGCCGTACCCTCAAACGGTTGAACTACAAGCAGGGCAAGTACAGGTCGACGGTAACTTCAAGGTTTACATCAAAGGCTTTAATTCTGATCGTGTTGAGTACACGGCGAAACGCTTTGTCGATCGTTTGGTACGCCAAACCGGTATCCCGATTCTGAATTGGCAGGTTGATAGCGCAGACGAAGCAAACCTGATCATTGATATTGACGCAGATCCAAAGTCTGAAATTCAGAACATCGACTCAGACGAGTCTTATAAGATTACCACTCAGGGCGAACAAATCACGCTGAGCGCCCCAAGTCCTTATGGCGCTATTCACGGTATAGAAACCCTTTTACAGCTCGTTGAAACAACAGCGACTGGCTACCACATCCCTGCCGTTACAATTGTTGATGAACCTCGCTTCCGTTGGCGTGGTGTTTCCTACGATACCTCTCGTCACTTTATTGAATTTGATGTGTTGATTCGTCAGCTAGATGCGATGGCTTCTGCAAAAATGAACGTGTTCCATTGGCACTTCTGGGACGACCAAGGTATCCGAATTCAAACGGAAGCTTGGCCGCGCCTATGGTCAGAAACTACCGATGGTGATTACTACACCAAAGACCAAGTTCGTTATCTAGTCGAGTACGCTCGTAACCTTGGTATTCGTGTGATTCCAGAAGTCTCACTGCCAGGGCACTCTTCTGCTGTGGCGCATGCCTACCCACACTTAATGTCGGGTGGCGAAGGTCAAAGTTATGACCAAGAGCGCGGCTGGGGTGTGTTTGAGCCATTGATGGACCCTCTAAACCCAGAACTTTATGAAATGCTGGGTGATGTGTTTGATGAAGTGACCGAGTTGTTCCCAGATGAGTACTTCCACATTGGTGGTGATGAGCCGAATTACTCTCAATGGATCAATAGCGAAAAGCATCAGAAGTTTATCCAAGAGAATGGTATTGATGGTGAGCGAGGTTTGCAGTCTTACCTCAACGTAAGAGTTGAGAAGATGCTGGAAGAGCGTGGCAAGAAGATGACGGGTTGGGATGAGATCTGGCATAAAGATCTGCCAACTTCTATCGTGATTCAAAGCTGGCAAGGTCACGACAGTATCGGTCGTGCTGCCAAAGAAGGTTATGCGGGCATTCTGTCTACTGGCTATTACCTAGACCAGCCTCAGCCTACGAGCTACCACTATCGCAATGACCCAATGCCAACCGGCATCACGGTTGATGATAAGCTTCACAGCGGTGAGAAATTCGTGACTTACCAGTGGCAAAAGCCTCGCTCTAAAGGCAGTCCACGTAAGGGAACGCTTACTATCATTGAAGCAAAAGACGGTACTTTCCGTGCGTTTAGCGATTACAACGGTAAGTCTCGTGAAGAGATCTACATCCTTGATTATGTGCCGGGCAAAACTTTTGTCGGACACTTCGATAACTTCATGTCTTACACTGAGTTCAACCTGAATCTCAATCCAAATGGCTTCTCTGAGGGCAGTTATCAATTGATTGGTAACGTGCGCTGGCCAACCACAGGTGAAGTGATTGCGAGTAGCGATATTGAAGGTAGTGTCATCCCTGAGCCTAATGGTGGTTACCCTGCTGAGCTTACTGACAAAGAAAAAGAGTTGATTCTGGGTGGCGAGATTACGATATGGCTTGAGAACAAAGACAGCCTCACGGTAGAAAACTACCTATGGCCTCGTAGTTACGCGATTGCAGAACGCTTCTGGTCGGATGCTGAACTGACCGATGAGCGTAGCATGTACAAACGCATGAAAGCGATGGACACATGGTCGGAAATCTCAGTGGGTCTGCGTCACCACGCGGATGCAGATATGTTGCTGAAGCGTATTGCCAGAGGCCAAGATATCGAAGATCTTCGTATTCTTTCAAAGTACACCGAGCCAGCACAATACTATGCTCGTAACTGGGAGAAGTGGAACTCAACAGAGCCTAAAGGCACTTTGTACAGTCAATACGAGCGCCTAAATCGCTTTGTTGATGCGCTGCCAGTAGAAAGCTACGCGGTGTATGAGATGCAAGACTTGGTCAACGAAGTTGCGACAGGCAATCAACAGGCATTGGAGCAACTTACAGAGCATTATCAGCAAGCAAAATCGGCTGCACTTGCCGCTAAAACTATTTTTGCTGCTAATGTCTCTTCGGTAGAGACTGTGGTGGTGGCAGAGAAAACGGTCGAAATTGCCGATCTGGCACTCACCTTGATTGCGAAAGCGAAAGCGGGTGAGCAAGTTCGAGAAGCAGACGCAAATGCCTACCAAGCTATTCTATCTGATGCTGCGAAGATCTACGATGAAGCGATCATTGCGATTGTTCGTCCAACGGAGAGCTTGTTAAACCACTTAAATCAGTAACTCTTCTCCAAGATATATACGAATTTAGCCGCCCAATGAGTCGTTGGGCGGCTTTTTTTGTCTGTGATACTCATACGATTGGAAGTCGCGTCCTTGCTCGTAAAATGACCAAGTTACCCCCGAAACTATCGAGTAATAAACATCATACCTCAAATCTTTATAGTTTTTATTTAGAGGTCAAATTATTGCCTAAGGTGTTGTTTTTATTTGTAATTGTGACTTTTTCGAGAGCTGTTTGTATCCATTTTGTTAAAATAATCATTTGAACCCTAACTAGTTTTCTGTCATTTTATAATTAATTGAACGTTCAATAAAAAATAAAAGGACTCGAAAATGCCCAAAGTAGGGATGCCAGATATCCGAAAACCACAGCTCGTACAAGCCACAATGACGGTGATTGATCGCGTTGGTTTGCATTCGGCCAGCATTGCGTTGATCAGCAAAGAAGCTGGAGTCTCTACTGGAATCATCAACCACTACTTTGGTGGTAAGCACGGGCTACTCGAAGAGACGATGCGTGAGATCTTGCGCCAACTATCGGTGACCATCACCAAGGCTCTAAGAGAATTACCGACTCATTCTCATCAACAAAGAATCAACGCCATTATCAATGGAAATTTTGAAGGCTACCAAGCAGAGAACAAGGTCGCGAAGACTTGGCTGGCATTTTGGTCCTACTCAATGCACGACGATCAGCTCAAACGGCTGCAACGCGTCAATGAAAAACGTCTAATTTCTCATTTGCTTATCGAACTAAAGGCATTGTTAGATCCGGAGCAAGCTGAGTTGGTGGCACATGGTATTGCATCTCTGATTGATGGCATTTGGCTACGTGGGACGCTTAACCCCGAAGGCATTGATGCAAACAAAGCACGCGCAATCATTAACGATTACCTCGACAAACAGTTGACCTTCTACTCGCTGAATGTCGATTAGCACAGTTACATGCTTGTCATTTTAATTGGCCAATAGAGCCGAAATAGAAACTAAGTCAGATACTGAAATGGAAATGAACTCTTTATACATAGATGGAAAAACGGTTGCTGCTACGTCTGGGGAAACCTTCGTTAGCACTAACCCTGCCAATGGTGAACCTATTGCGATCATTGGCCAAGCATCTCAATCCGATCTCGATCGAGCGGTTGAATCGGCGCAGCGTGGTTTTGCGGTGTGGTCGGCAATGAGTGCTGTCGAGCGCAGTCGTATTTTGAACAAGGCAGTAGAAATACTTAGAACACGAAACGATGACCTTGCAAGGCTTGAGGTTGCTGATACGGGTAAGCCATTGCAAGAAGCGATTGAAGTAGATGTGGCTTCTGGTGCAGACGTCATTGAGTACTACGCAGGTCTCGCGCCGACTCTGCAAGGTGAACAGCAACCTTTGAGTGAAAGCCAGTTTTTCTATACACGTCGAGAGCCTCTGGGGGTTTGTGCTGGCATTGGCGCTTGGAACTACCCTATTCAGATAGCGATGTGGAAATCCGCACCGGCATTAGCTGCGGGTAATGCAATGGTGTTCAAGCCTTCAGAAGAAACGCCGCTTACTGCACTAAAATTGGCTGAAATTTTCACGGAAGCAGGTTTGCCTGATGGTGTGTTTAATGTTGTTCAGGGTGATTACCGTGTGGGACAAATGCTGACGGCACACCCTGATATTGCCAAAGTCTCTTTTACTGGTGAAACAGGCACGGGCAAAGCGGTCATGGCTGATAGTGCAAAGACCCTTAAGTCG
Encoded proteins:
- a CDS encoding bifunctional 4-hydroxy-2-oxoglutarate aldolase/2-dehydro-3-deoxy-phosphogluconate aldolase, coding for MSQEMINTLKQFKVIPVIQINKVEHAIPLAKVLVENGLPVAEVTFRTEAAADSIRAMRDAYPEMCIGAGTVLTPEQIDLAKEAGSEFIVAPGLNPNTVKRCQEIGMPIVPGVNNPSQVEQALELGLNFLKFFPAEASGGINMVKSLLAPYVDVSLMPTGGIGKHNVNDYLAVDRVVCCGGTWMVSPKMIENEQWDEIAVLVREAVELVK
- a CDS encoding sugar kinase — its product is MPVSSHFNIVFFGECMVEISGSPLTKKFGGDTLNTALYLSRLTQNKDLSVHYATGLGGDELSQNMIDSWQLEGIQTHFVERIANKLPGLYMVETDETGERHFHYWRNDAAVKSYFQANDLNKLEIALTEKQVDAVYISGISIAILDNTSRERLLKAIGVFSNQGGKVIFDNNYRPQLWTTDQAQYWYANLLPMVDIALITEDDDLLVWGNSESVQQRCLRLGCQEIVIKRGCEPCKIVQVESGKVVESYVSATAVANVVDTCAAGDSFAAGYLAARLTGESATEAAELGHQLASTVIQYSGAIIPVSAMNHLIKK
- a CDS encoding beta-N-acetylhexosaminidase; protein product: MKKTILSLLISGSVVSPMALAMAPNTDLNLMPYPQTVELQAGQVQVDGNFKVYIKGFNSDRVEYTAKRFVDRLVRQTGIPILNWQVDSADEANLIIDIDADPKSEIQNIDSDESYKITTQGEQITLSAPSPYGAIHGIETLLQLVETTATGYHIPAVTIVDEPRFRWRGVSYDTSRHFIEFDVLIRQLDAMASAKMNVFHWHFWDDQGIRIQTEAWPRLWSETTDGDYYTKDQVRYLVEYARNLGIRVIPEVSLPGHSSAVAHAYPHLMSGGEGQSYDQERGWGVFEPLMDPLNPELYEMLGDVFDEVTELFPDEYFHIGGDEPNYSQWINSEKHQKFIQENGIDGERGLQSYLNVRVEKMLEERGKKMTGWDEIWHKDLPTSIVIQSWQGHDSIGRAAKEGYAGILSTGYYLDQPQPTSYHYRNDPMPTGITVDDKLHSGEKFVTYQWQKPRSKGSPRKGTLTIIEAKDGTFRAFSDYNGKSREEIYILDYVPGKTFVGHFDNFMSYTEFNLNLNPNGFSEGSYQLIGNVRWPTTGEVIASSDIEGSVIPEPNGGYPAELTDKEKELILGGEITIWLENKDSLTVENYLWPRSYAIAERFWSDAELTDERSMYKRMKAMDTWSEISVGLRHHADADMLLKRIARGQDIEDLRILSKYTEPAQYYARNWEKWNSTEPKGTLYSQYERLNRFVDALPVESYAVYEMQDLVNEVATGNQQALEQLTEHYQQAKSAALAAKTIFAANVSSVETVVVAEKTVEIADLALTLIAKAKAGEQVREADANAYQAILSDAAKIYDEAIIAIVRPTESLLNHLNQ
- the betB gene encoding betaine-aldehyde dehydrogenase: MEMNSLYIDGKTVAATSGETFVSTNPANGEPIAIIGQASQSDLDRAVESAQRGFAVWSAMSAVERSRILNKAVEILRTRNDDLARLEVADTGKPLQEAIEVDVASGADVIEYYAGLAPTLQGEQQPLSESQFFYTRREPLGVCAGIGAWNYPIQIAMWKSAPALAAGNAMVFKPSEETPLTALKLAEIFTEAGLPDGVFNVVQGDYRVGQMLTAHPDIAKVSFTGETGTGKAVMADSAKTLKSVTMELGGKSPMIIFDDAKLDDAVSAAMVANFYTQGEVCTNGTRVYVHENIYQEFVDQLKVRTEKLVIGDPMDIETQIGALISKQHLSKVLEAIDMAKQSGATLLTGGYQVTENGLGDGNFVVPTVFVDCDDDMPHVQQEIFGPVMSVLKFTDEDDVIRRANDTHYGLAAGVFTQNLSRAHRVIHQMQAGICWVNTWGDSPAEMPVGGYKLSGIGRENGPETLLHYTQTKSILIELGDYASPYA
- the betI gene encoding transcriptional regulator BetI, which codes for MPKVGMPDIRKPQLVQATMTVIDRVGLHSASIALISKEAGVSTGIINHYFGGKHGLLEETMREILRQLSVTITKALRELPTHSHQQRINAIINGNFEGYQAENKVAKTWLAFWSYSMHDDQLKRLQRVNEKRLISHLLIELKALLDPEQAELVAHGIASLIDGIWLRGTLNPEGIDANKARAIINDYLDKQLTFYSLNVD